GCAGCAGTCCCCCGGCTTCTCCGGCGCGTGCCCGGCTCACCACACGAGCCAGTTCCGACTGTTCTCGTGCCCTTCCGTGGAGCATTTCGGTATCGCGCACATCGCAACGTACCGCACCCCGCAATAAACGGACAAACCCGTCATAGCCGCGTGACTCGAGAGTGAGATTCGCTGTGCGATAGGCGATTCCGGGGCTTGCGGCGATGACCGATTCGGTGACCGATTCCGCGCCCTATTCGAAATCCGAAGCGTCGCTTAAAATGCGGGCGGCATTCGGGGGTCTTCTTTTTGCGGGGTTAGCTCAATTACACATTTCAAGTACTTTCCCGCGGGCTTGCGCGATAAACATTCGCTGCGGTGGAATCTCCCCCCGCGTGCCGGGGATGCGGGCGCGGACGGAAGTGGTTAGCCTGCCGAGGTGGAAGACCGTGAGCGCAAGGAGTTTTCGCCGCTCCTCGACGATGCCCTCGGCCCCGGGGCGCCCGTCACCCCGGAAGTCCGGATCGGACGCAACGATCCGGCCGGCGGCCTGCCGGCCTGCGTGCGCTGCGACCGGCCCGCCGCCCTGCACCTGCGCGCGGTGTGGCTGTCGACCCGCGCCGTACTGGCCGGCGACACCGATGTGGACAGCCTGATCCAGGTGCATGCCTGCGGCGGGTGCGCGGGCAGCGTGGCCGGGATGATCCTCATCAACTGGGACCCCCGCTACTGGGGTGAATCGGTTCACCTGGACTGAGTACGGTCGAACTCAGCGCCGCGAAACCCCCATTGCTGAACCTGTAGCCACGAAATCCTCAGCGCGGCCGCACGATTCGCATGCCGTTGTCGAAGTCGACGTCCACCAGATCGGCCCGGCCGCTGAGCCCCAGCTTGCCGAACACCCGCGACAGGTGATGCCCCACCGTGCGCGGGCTCAGGAACAGCTCGGTGCCGATCTCCCGATTGGTCAGGCCCTGCGCGGCCAGCCGGGCCACCCGCAGTTCCTGCGCCGTGAGCACCGAGGTCTCCCCGTGCGCGGTGACCGGCGCGGCGCGGCGGCCGGTGAGCTCCAGTTCCTGCCGGGCGCGCAGCGCCCACTGCTGAGCGCCCATGCGCTCGAAAGCCTCGGCGGCACTGCGCAACTGCTCGGCGGCATCGGCGCGGCGACGGGCGCGGCGCAGCCACTTGCCGTAGAGCAATTGGGTGCGTACATGATTCAGGTCGTGGCGGCTGCGCCGGACCGCCAGCGCGCGCCGGAAGTAGTGGTCGGCGCGGTCGTCGGCGCACAGCAGCGCCCGGCACGCGTAGGCGGCCGACACCGCCCAGTCGGCGCGGGAGCGGATCGCCCAGTCCCGGATGTCGGTGTAGTACTCGAGCGCCTCGGCAGGGCGGCCCACCCGGGTGGCGGCTTCCACCAGATCCAGTGCGGCCAAACGGGAATAGGTCGGATGCCGCGCGTCGTGGCCGGGCTGCGCGAGGGTGCGCAATCGCAGATAGGCGTTCTCCGGATCGCCCAGGCTGAGTGCGTGGAAACCCAGATGCCAGTGCGCGGAGGCGATCAGCGACTGCGCGCGGCGCGGCCGCGCGAGCGCCAGCACCCGCTCCGCACTGTCCAGCACCGCCTCCGAATCGCCGTGCAGGGCCGATATTTTCGTGCGCAGCGCCCAGCAGTGGGCGAGCACGTTCTCCACGCCGCCCGCCTCGGCCAGCTCGAACGCCTCCGCCAGGGTCTGCTCGGCGTCGGCGAAGCGGCCGTTGGCGAACTGCACGATCGCCAGCTGCGGCAGCAGCGACACCGCCGCCGGGGCCGCACTGCCGCGCAGGCCGGCCGCGGCCTGTGTGTACGGCTCGAGCGCAATGTCCGCCAAGCCCCACAGCAGCACCAGTGGCGCGGGCGGCAGCGGCCGGATCATGGTGTGGAAGCGCGAAATGCTCTCGCGCACACTGATTTCCGCCACGTTCAGGTCGAGCACGCCGTGTCCGGCGGCCCAGCGGGCCCGCTCGGCGTCCAGGCGCAGGTTCGCCGCGGTGGGGGCGTCCACCAGTTCGGCATCGCGTAGCAGCAGCCGGCTCGCCCGTTCCGGTTCGCCCGCAACGAATTCCAGTAGGCCGGCCAGGCCGCTGCTGGCCACGGCGGCCCGCTCCGGGCCCAGCCGGGCGGTGGCGCGGTCCAGCAGTCCGCGCGCCGACGCGATATCGCCACCGGCCCAGGCGAATCGACCCGCCAGCGCCAGCCGCTCCCCCGCCCGCTCCGGATCCGCGCTGATGGCGGCGGCCTGGCGCATCATGGTGGCGGCGGTCAGCGCGCCGTGCCCGGCGTCCGCGGCCCGCTGCGCCAGCATCGCCGCCAGCGGCTCGTCGGGGCGGTCGGCGGCCATGGCGCGGTGCCAGACGCGCAGATCCGCCTCGGCCGCACCGATGAGCGCGTCCGCCAGCGCCAGGTGCGTGGCGCGGCGCTGGGCGGGGGTGGCGGCGTCGTGGGCGGCGGCGCACAGCAGCGCATGGGTGCGTTCCACCCGGCCGTCGCCGACGGTCAGCAGGCCCGCGGCGGCGGCCCGCTCCCAGGCCGCGGGACCGACCCCGAGCGCGGCGGCGGCGTCGGTCACCGCGCCCAGGACGCCGCGGGTCTCGGTGGCGGCGACGGTCAGCAGGACGCGCACGTCGTCGGGCAGCGCCGCGACCCGCTCGCGGAAGGCGGTGCGCAGGTTGGGGCCCAGGGGTACCGGTTGCGCGGCGGTGCCCGCGAGATCGTCTACCACGGTGGGTAATTCGTGCAGGGCCAGCGGGTTGCCGCCCGCCGTCGCGAGGATGCGGGACAGCCGCAGCGCGCCCATCGGGCCGTGTTCGGCGGTGACGAGACCGCGTGCGGCGGTGTCGGGCAGACCGGTGATCGGCAGGGCCGCGAGCTCCCGCCAGGCGGTGCCGGCCGGATCGTCGCGCAGGCCCGCCAGCAGCGCAACCGGCGAGCCGGACAGGCGGCGAACGGCGAAGACGAGCGACTGCCCGGATTCCGCGTCGACCAGGCCGGCCGCGTCGACCACCAGCAGCAGCGGGCGCTCGGCGGCCAGCGTCGACAGCAACCGCACGAGTGCCGCGCCGACCAGGAAGGCGTCTGGGGTCCCGGCCTCGAGGCCGAGCACCGCGCGCAGCGCGCGGGCCTGGGGGGCGGGCAGCAGGCGCAGCCGGTCCGCGACCGGCAGCAGCAATTCGTGCAGGGTCGCGTAGCGCAATTCCGATTCGGTGCGCATGCCCTGGCAGCGCAGTATCCGGAAGTCGGCGGCGCGGTCGGCGGCCGCGTCCAGCAGTGCGGTTTTTCCAATCGCCGGGTCGCCGTGCAGGACGAGGCCGATACCGCGGCCGGACCGCGCGGTCGCGAGAACCCGCTCCAAATGGATCAGTTCGCGTTCCCGCCCGTACAGCTTTCGGTCCTCCCACACCTACCGAAATTTAGTTGGGCTAACAGCTCGCAACAAAGCCGGGTCGGGTAACTGGCACAAAATGTCTGCGAATGGCACAAATCACAAATTGCGTGGTGGAATTCGATTAACACCGGCATGTGCCCGGACGATATCCATGGCTGTTTTTGTCATGGCCGAGAACGGAAATGATGGCGGGAAGAACCGCAATCCGTCCAGATCCTAAGCGCTCCCGGCGAATTCACCGGGAGCGCACGGCCGCGTCGGATCAGCGGAACAGCGTCAGGTTGAAGGTGCCGTCGGCCTGCGGATCGCAGCTGTACTGCCAGCCGTCGCCGCCGTCGATCTGACGGCCGTCGGGCGTGGTCCAGGAACCCTTGGAGCCGTCGGCGACACACGCGTCCACGGTGGCGTAGTTGCCGCCGAAGTAGGACTCGGCGTGCGCGACGGCCATGCCGACACCCGAAATGCCAAGGGCCATAGCGGAAACGGCGAGAATCTTGCGCATGATGGTGATTCCTTCTCTCTGCGGCCGCCCCTCGGCGACCGAACCGGGATCATTCCACCGCACCGATCATGACCGTTTCATGACCGACGCAAATGCGCTGGTGCGCAAGGGAAAACCCGTGCCCCGGGTGCAAGCACCCGGGGCACGGGAGGGGGTGGGGTGGAGGCGCTGACGCAAGGAAAGGGCGGGGAGCCAAGGGAGCACAGGAGGCAGGGGTTGGCGCGCTGCGTACAGCCAACGGGGTCAGGAGACGAGGGAGCACAGGAGGCAGGGTCGGGGTCGGCGCGCTGGCGCAGGCCACGGAGTCAGGAAACGACGGGGCACGGGAGGCGGGTGTTGTGGGTAGGGAAAAGGGTGGGCCCCGGGTGTAAGTACCCGGGGCCCAGCGTGTTTCGGTTTTCTAGTGGCGGCGCTTGGAGCGGGGGGCGCGGTCGGGCTTGGCCTGGGCGCGGGCGGCTTCGCGGCGTTCGCGGCGGGTGCCGGGTTGGCCGTCCTCGTTGCCGTACTCGTCGCGGTCGCTGCGGATGGCGGCGTGGCCGCCCTCGTCGGGGCCGGAGTAGGACAGGCCGCGGGGGCCGGATTCGTCGATTCCCTTGGCGCGCAAGGCCGCCGGGGCGCCGTTGCCGTTGGCCGCGTCCTCCTGGGTGGGCAGCGGGCGGTTGCCGACCGGCGACTGGAGGCCGGCGGCGACGTTCACGCCGACCGGCTGCGGCTGCTGCACCTCGACCTGGAGGTTGAACAGGAAGCCGACCGACTCCTCCTTGAGGCCCTCGAGCATGGCCGCGAACATGTCGAAGCCCTCGCGCTGGTACTCGACCAGCGGATCGCGCTGCGCCATGGCTCGCAGGCCGATGCCCTCCTTGAGGTAGTCCATCTCGTAGAGGTGCTCACGCCACTTGCGGTCCAGCACGCTCAGCAGGATCTGGCGTTCCAGGTTGCGCATGCTCCCCTCGCCGGCCAGCCCGTCGATCTCGGCTTCGCGGTTCGCGTAGGCCGCGTGCGCGTCCTCGAGCACCGCCTCGAGCAGCTCCTCGCGCGACAGCTCGCCCACCTCGCCGGTCTCGTTCTCGCCGGTGAGGTCCTTGTAGTCCACGCCGATCGGGTACAGCGTCTTGAGCGCGCCCCACAGCTTGGCCAGATCCCAGTCCTCGACATACCCCTCGGCGGTGGCGCCATTGACGTAGGCGGTGATCACGTCGGTGATCATCTCCTGCACCTGGCCCTCCATGTCCTCGCCCTCGAGGATGCGGGCGCGCTCGGCGTAGATCACCTTGCGCTGCTGGTTCATGACCTCGTCGTACTTGAGGACGTTCTTGCGGATCTCGAAGTTCTGCTGCTCGACCTGGGTCTGCGCGGACTTGATCGCGCGCGAGACCATCTTGGCCTCGATCGGCACATCGTCGGGCAGGTTGAGCCGGGTCATGATCGACTCCAGCGCCGCGCCGTTGAAGCGCCGCATCAGCTCGTCGCCCAGCGAAAGGTAGAAGCGGGACTCGCCCGGATCACCCTGCCGGCCGGACCGACCGCGCAGCTGGTTGTCGATGCGCCGCGACTCGTGCCGCTCGGTGCCCAGCACGTAGAGACCGCCCGCGGCGCGCACGGCGTCGGCGTCCTCGTCGACCTGCTCCTTGACCCGCTCGAGGGTGGGGTGCCACTGGGCCTCGTACTGCTCGGGGGTCTCGACCGGGTCCAGGCCCTGCCGGCGCAGCAGGATGTCGGCGATGATGTCCGGGTTGCCGCCCAGCACGATGTCGGTGCCACGACCGGCCATATTGGTCGCCACGGTGACCGCGCCCGGGCGACCGGCCTCGGCGACGATCTGCGCTTCCTGCTCGTGGAACTTGGCATTGAGCACGTTGTGCGGAATGCCGCGCTTGGTCAGCAGCTTGGACAGGTACTCCGAGCGCTCGACCGAGGTGGTGCCGACCAGGACCGGCTGGCCCTGCTCGTGCTTCTCCTGGATGTCGTCGGCGACCGCGACGTACTTGGCCTCTTCGGTCTTGTAGATCAGATCGGACTGATCCTGGCGGACCATCGGCTTGTTGGTCGGGATCGGCACCACGCCCAGGCCATAGGTCTGGTGCAGCTCGGCCGCCTCGGTCTCGGCGGTACCGGTCATACCCGAGAGCTTGTCGTAGAGGCGGAAGTAGTTCTGCAGCGTGATCGTGGCCAGCGTCTGGTTCTCCGGCTGGATCTCGACGCCTTCCTTGGCCTCGATCGCCTGGTGCATGCCCTCGTTGTAGCGGCGGCCCACCAGGATTCGGCCGGTGAACTCGTCGACGATGATGACCTCGCCGTTGCGGACGATGTAGTCCTTGTCCTTGGTGTAGAGCTCCTTGGCCTTGATGGCGTTGTTCAGGTAGCTCACCAGCGGCGAGTTCGCGGCCTCGTAGAGGTTGTCGATGCCGAGCTGATCCTCGACGAATTCGACGCCCGCCTCGTGCACACCGATCGTCCGCTTCTTGATGTCGACCTCGTAGTGCAGGTCCTTCTTCAACAGCGGGGCGATGCGCGCGAACTCCGCGTACCACTTCGAGGAGGCGTCGGCCGGGCCCGAGATGATCAGCGGGGTGCGGGCCTCGTCGATGAGGATCGAGTCGACCTCGTCGACGATGGCGAAGTTGTGCCCGCGCTGCACCAGATCGTCCAGCGAGTGGGTCATGTTGTCGCGCAGGTAGTCGAAGCCGAACTCGTTGTTCGTGCCGTAGGTGATGTCCGCGGCGTACGCCTCGCGACGCTCGGCGGGGGTCATGCCGCCGAGGATCACGCCGACCTCGAGACCGAGGAAGCGGTGCACGCGGCCCATCCACTCGGCGTCGCGCTTGGCGAGGTAGTCGTTGACGGTGACGACGTGCACGCCCTCGCCGGAGAGGGCGTTGAGGTAGGCGGGCAGCACACAGGTCAGGGTCTTGCCCTCACCGGTCTTCATCTCCGCGACATTGCCGATGTGCAGGGCGCCGCCGCCCATGATCTGCACCTTGTAGTGCTTCTGGTTGAGCACCCGCCAGGAGGCTTCCCGTGCCGTCGCGAAGGCCTCGAGCAGCAGCTCGTCGAGGCTCTCGCCGTCGGCGTAGCGCTGCTTGAACTCCGCGGTCTTGGCCTGGAGTTCGGCGTCGGAGAGCGCGGTGTACTCCTCGTCGAGGGCGATGACCTCATCCGCGAGACTCGCGAGCCGCTTGACCGTGCGACCCTCACCAATCCGTAGCAACCTTGAAAAACTCAGCGCAGGCACGGGTCTTGTAGTCCTCTGGTCGGTGTTTGTCGGTAGCCCCCACCAAGGCAGGGAACATCGCGCGCGAGCGCGCAATCTCCAGCCCATGGTAATCCGGTGCCCAGCATAGGCGCTGAAGTGCGCGGGGACATGGGCCCCGTCATCCCGGCATGCCTTTGGCCGGGATCCAACGCAACAGGGTGGATTCCGGCCAAGAGCACGCCGGAATGACGATTCCGGGGCACCCAGCGACCGTTCAGCGAATGCCCTTGCGTCCCACTCGGTTTCACTTACCCCTGACGTACGATGTAGGGGGTCCGGCGTGCGGATGGCTTGCGCCCGCGCACCCGGAGCAGGGGACGCCGGGTGCGGCGTGGGATCTCGGGCAGTGCGGCCCATCCATTCCCCCAGGTGATCGGATTGCGATAACTTGCCTCTCGAACGGCGTATGCCGTGGACAGCCGACGCCTCGGCAGGGGGACATACTGCGGGCGCAGGCAGGGATTAGGGAGTAGCGGGCAGCGTGATCACCAGACTGACGCCGCAGGACGCGTCGTTCTACCGGCTGGAATCCAGCAGCAACCCCATGCACATCGGCTCCCTGGCCATCGTCCGCAATCCGGCGGCCGGCGGGAATTCCGGGCGGACGCCGCTGGATTACGAGGGCCTGGTGTCGCTGGTCGAGGCGCGGCTGCCGCTGGTGCCGCGGTATCGGCGCAAGGTGCGGGAGGTGCCGTTCGCACTGGGCCGCCCGGTGTGGGTGGACGACGGCCAGTTCGACATCACCTATCACATTCGCCGCTCGGCGCTGCCCGAGCCGGGCACCGACGAGCAGCTGCTGGACCTGGTGGCCCGGCTGGCCTCGCGCCCGCTCGACAGCACCCGGCCGCTGTGGGAGATGTACCTGGTCGAGGGCCTGTCGGAGGGCCGCTGCGCGGTCTTCACCAAGACCCATTCGGCGCTGGTGGACGGGGACGGCGCGCTCGAGATCGGGCATGTGATCCTGGACACCTCGGCCGCGCCCCGGGAGGTGGCCGGCGACGCCTGGATCGCGCATCGCGAACCCGCCGACGTCGAACTGCTGCTCGGCGCGGTCCTGCACCTGGCCACCCAGCCGCGCGAGGGCCTGGAGGTGGCGCGCCGGCACGCGGCCGAGGCGTTCGCCATGGTCGACGCCGCCGGCAAGGCGATGGCGAAACTGGTGTCGATGGTCCGCGCCGCCGCGCTCGGCGCACCCGACAGCCCCCTGAACATTCGCACCTCACGCAATCGCCGGGTCGAGGTGGTGCGCACCGATCTCGAGGACTATCGCAAGATCCGCAAACGCTTCGACTGCTCCATCAACGACGTGGTCCTCGCCGTGGTGACCGGGGCACTGCGCAACTGGCTGCTCTCGCGCGGGCACGTGCTCACCGAGGCCGATACCCTGCGCGCGGTGGCGCCCATGTCGATCCATGCCGACGGCGCGCCCGGCCGGCTCAAACCGGCCGGCGAGGTCACCCCGCTCCTGCTGGATCTGCCGGTGGGCGAACCGAATCCGGTGATCCGCATGGAGCACATCAAGCACGCCACCGACGGTCACGGCCGGCATCAGCGCGGGGTGCGGGCGCGCACGCTGGTGCACATGGCCGGATTCGCTCCGGCGAGCCTGCATGCCATGAGCGTGCGCTCGGCGAGTACTTTTGCAGAGCACACGTTCAATCTGGTGATCACCAACGCGCCGGGTCCGCAGCAGCCCATGTACATCGGCGGCGCGCGGATGCTGGAGATGTACCCGGTGTCGCCGCTGCTGCGCTTTCAGGCCCTGAGCATCGGGCTCACGTCCTACGACGGGCGAGTGTTCTACGGGCTCACGGCCGATCGCGACGCGATGGCGGATATCGCGGTGCTGACCGCTTCGGTGCACGAGTCGATGGAGGAGATGCTCGGTGCCTGCGTCCAGTGAGTCGTCCCGCGTATCGCGGAAGCTGCGCGTTTACGTTCCGGCCACGGTGCCGATGCTGCGGGAGCTGGTCGCCGACCGGGAGATCCGCGCCCTCAACGACACCGCCTTCGCGGTGACCCCGGCGTTGCGCGAGGCGTATGCCTCCGGTGACGACGAGGAGCTCGCCGAGGTCGCCATGGCCGAGGCGGCGCGCGCCTCGCTGCGGCTGCTGGCGCAGGAGCAGGAGGCCGCGGACCTGCGCGGCGCCGATGCGGGCGACGCGGACGCCGCGGACGACTCCGCCGCCGCGCCCGGGAGTCCGATCTTCCGCCGCGCGGTCATCGCCGCCGACGTCGACGATGCGACGCTGCGCCCGGATCTCGACGATGCCGTGGTCCGCCTCTCGGCCCCGATCCCCTACGACCGCATCGCCTCGGTCCACGTGGATCTGGCCGAGGCCGAATCCGAGGTCGCCAAGGCCGTCGAGGTGATCGACGCCGCCGACATGGGCGACGCGGACGCCGAGTTCGTGCTCGGCGACGCGGAGGATCACCAACTCGCCTGGTATGCCGCGCAAGAGCTGCCATTCCTGCTCGACCTGCTGTGACGCGGAACTCGCAAGGGCCTCGAGTGTTCGCAGGCTGGCTCCGGCACCGTAACCTACGATGCCGTAACCTGGTTGTGACGGTCGCCCATCACACGGGGTGACAGGGGTACTCACGACAGGAAGCGTTCCGGGATATGGCATCGAAGAGTGGTGGATTCTCCGTGCGAGGACTGCGGGAATGGCTGGAAGCGCCCGTGGCCGAGGGTGGTACCGCCGGACGGACTCCCCTCGACACGCTGCGCGGTGCGGCCGCGCGCATCACCACTCCCCTGCTGCCCGACGATTACGCCCATCTGATCAACCCGCTGTGGTCGGCTCGTGAGCTGCGCGGCCGCATCGTGGAGGTCCGCAAGGAGACCGCCGATGCGGCCACCCTGGTAATCAAGCCGGGCTGGGGTTTCGACTTCAAGTTCCAGCCGGGCCAGTACATCGGGATCGGCGTGCTGGTGGACGGCCGCTGGCATTGGCGCTCGTATTCGCTGACCTGCCCGCCGGATTGGTCGGGCGATCCGCAGCACAAGGGCAAGCGGCTCATCTCCATCGCCGTGAAGGCCATGCCGGAGGGCTTCCTGTCCAGCCATATCGTCTCCGGTGTGCCCGCCGGGACCATCGTGCGGCTGGCCGCGCCGCAGGGCGGTTTCGTGCTGCCGGACCCGGCGCCGGACAAGGTGCTGTTCGTGACCGCGGGCTCGGGCATCACGCCCGTGATGGCCATGCTGCGCACCCTCGATCGCCGCGACACCGTCCCGGACGTGCTGCACATCCACTCCGCGCGCACCCCCGACGACATCATGTTCGGCGAGGAGTTGCGTGAATTGCACGAGCGCCGACCGGGTTTCACCGCACACCTGCACCTCACCGGCGAGCAGGGCAAGTTCGCGCTCGCCGATCTCGACGAGGTGTGCCCGGACTGGCGTGCGCGCGAGGTCTGGGCCTGCGGCCCGCTGCCCATGCTCGACGAGATCGAGAAGCATTGGGCCGCCGCCGGTCTCGCCGACAAGCTGCACGTCGAGCGGTTCGAGATCGAACGCAACGCCACCGCCGAGGGCGGCACGGTCACCTTCGCCAAGGCCGGCCGCAGCGCCGAGGTGGACGGCGCGACCACGCTGCTGCAGGCAGGCGAGGGCGCGGGCGTGCGCATGCCGTTCGGCTGCCGCATGGGCATCTGCCAGACCTGCGTGGTCACCCTCACCGAGGGCCACACCCGCGACCTGCGCAACGGCAAGGAACACCGCGCCGGCGACAAGATCCAGACCTGCATCTCGGTGGCCGCGGGCGACTGTACCGTCGAGGTGTGACGCTTGTGTCACCGGAACCTCAACGCCGAGAGACCGCTACGCTCAATAGCAAACCCCTGTGGTTCGCGGCCCGTCTCGTTCTGGACTGAGCGGAGCGGGGGAGCGGAGGGAGGGAAGAACGAGACCTCCAGGGCCGCGAACCCGCCCGTAGCGAAGCGTAGGGCAAATTAGACACGGAAGGACCTCGCGGTGGCAATCACCGATATCAAGGCGTTCGCTCATCTTTCGGCGGCCGACATCGAGTCGCTCGGACATGAGCTCGACACGATTCGCCGTGACGTCGAGTCGTCGCTGGGCGCGAAGGATGCCAAGTACATCCGGCGCACCATTGCGGCGCAACGGATTATCGAGGCAGCCGGCCGGGCCACGCTGTTCGCGTCCAAGAAGCGCTGGGCCTGGCTCACCGGCACCGCGCTGCTGTCGGTCGCGAAGATCATCGAGAACATGG
This sequence is a window from Nocardia yunnanensis. Protein-coding genes within it:
- a CDS encoding helix-turn-helix transcriptional regulator; amino-acid sequence: MWEDRKLYGRERELIHLERVLATARSGRGIGLVLHGDPAIGKTALLDAAADRAADFRILRCQGMRTESELRYATLHELLLPVADRLRLLPAPQARALRAVLGLEAGTPDAFLVGAALVRLLSTLAAERPLLLVVDAAGLVDAESGQSLVFAVRRLSGSPVALLAGLRDDPAGTAWRELAALPITGLPDTAARGLVTAEHGPMGALRLSRILATAGGNPLALHELPTVVDDLAGTAAQPVPLGPNLRTAFRERVAALPDDVRVLLTVAATETRGVLGAVTDAAAALGVGPAAWERAAAAGLLTVGDGRVERTHALLCAAAHDAATPAQRRATHLALADALIGAAEADLRVWHRAMAADRPDEPLAAMLAQRAADAGHGALTAATMMRQAAAISADPERAGERLALAGRFAWAGGDIASARGLLDRATARLGPERAAVASSGLAGLLEFVAGEPERASRLLLRDAELVDAPTAANLRLDAERARWAAGHGVLDLNVAEISVRESISRFHTMIRPLPPAPLVLLWGLADIALEPYTQAAAGLRGSAAPAAVSLLPQLAIVQFANGRFADAEQTLAEAFELAEAGGVENVLAHCWALRTKISALHGDSEAVLDSAERVLALARPRRAQSLIASAHWHLGFHALSLGDPENAYLRLRTLAQPGHDARHPTYSRLAALDLVEAATRVGRPAEALEYYTDIRDWAIRSRADWAVSAAYACRALLCADDRADHYFRRALAVRRSRHDLNHVRTQLLYGKWLRRARRRADAAEQLRSAAEAFERMGAQQWALRARQELELTGRRAAPVTAHGETSVLTAQELRVARLAAQGLTNREIGTELFLSPRTVGHHLSRVFGKLGLSGRADLVDVDFDNGMRIVRPR
- a CDS encoding WS/DGAT/MGAT family O-acyltransferase, which encodes MITRLTPQDASFYRLESSSNPMHIGSLAIVRNPAAGGNSGRTPLDYEGLVSLVEARLPLVPRYRRKVREVPFALGRPVWVDDGQFDITYHIRRSALPEPGTDEQLLDLVARLASRPLDSTRPLWEMYLVEGLSEGRCAVFTKTHSALVDGDGALEIGHVILDTSAAPREVAGDAWIAHREPADVELLLGAVLHLATQPREGLEVARRHAAEAFAMVDAAGKAMAKLVSMVRAAALGAPDSPLNIRTSRNRRVEVVRTDLEDYRKIRKRFDCSINDVVLAVVTGALRNWLLSRGHVLTEADTLRAVAPMSIHADGAPGRLKPAGEVTPLLLDLPVGEPNPVIRMEHIKHATDGHGRHQRGVRARTLVHMAGFAPASLHAMSVRSASTFAEHTFNLVITNAPGPQQPMYIGGARMLEMYPVSPLLRFQALSIGLTSYDGRVFYGLTADRDAMADIAVLTASVHESMEEMLGACVQ
- a CDS encoding ferredoxin reductase; the protein is MASKSGGFSVRGLREWLEAPVAEGGTAGRTPLDTLRGAAARITTPLLPDDYAHLINPLWSARELRGRIVEVRKETADAATLVIKPGWGFDFKFQPGQYIGIGVLVDGRWHWRSYSLTCPPDWSGDPQHKGKRLISIAVKAMPEGFLSSHIVSGVPAGTIVRLAAPQGGFVLPDPAPDKVLFVTAGSGITPVMAMLRTLDRRDTVPDVLHIHSARTPDDIMFGEELRELHERRPGFTAHLHLTGEQGKFALADLDEVCPDWRAREVWACGPLPMLDEIEKHWAAAGLADKLHVERFEIERNATAEGGTVTFAKAGRSAEVDGATTLLQAGEGAGVRMPFGCRMGICQTCVVTLTEGHTRDLRNGKEHRAGDKIQTCISVAAGDCTVEV
- the secA gene encoding preprotein translocase subunit SecA codes for the protein MPALSFSRLLRIGEGRTVKRLASLADEVIALDEEYTALSDAELQAKTAEFKQRYADGESLDELLLEAFATAREASWRVLNQKHYKVQIMGGGALHIGNVAEMKTGEGKTLTCVLPAYLNALSGEGVHVVTVNDYLAKRDAEWMGRVHRFLGLEVGVILGGMTPAERREAYAADITYGTNNEFGFDYLRDNMTHSLDDLVQRGHNFAIVDEVDSILIDEARTPLIISGPADASSKWYAEFARIAPLLKKDLHYEVDIKKRTIGVHEAGVEFVEDQLGIDNLYEAANSPLVSYLNNAIKAKELYTKDKDYIVRNGEVIIVDEFTGRILVGRRYNEGMHQAIEAKEGVEIQPENQTLATITLQNYFRLYDKLSGMTGTAETEAAELHQTYGLGVVPIPTNKPMVRQDQSDLIYKTEEAKYVAVADDIQEKHEQGQPVLVGTTSVERSEYLSKLLTKRGIPHNVLNAKFHEQEAQIVAEAGRPGAVTVATNMAGRGTDIVLGGNPDIIADILLRRQGLDPVETPEQYEAQWHPTLERVKEQVDEDADAVRAAGGLYVLGTERHESRRIDNQLRGRSGRQGDPGESRFYLSLGDELMRRFNGAALESIMTRLNLPDDVPIEAKMVSRAIKSAQTQVEQQNFEIRKNVLKYDEVMNQQRKVIYAERARILEGEDMEGQVQEMITDVITAYVNGATAEGYVEDWDLAKLWGALKTLYPIGVDYKDLTGENETGEVGELSREELLEAVLEDAHAAYANREAEIDGLAGEGSMRNLERQILLSVLDRKWREHLYEMDYLKEGIGLRAMAQRDPLVEYQREGFDMFAAMLEGLKEESVGFLFNLQVEVQQPQPVGVNVAAGLQSPVGNRPLPTQEDAANGNGAPAALRAKGIDESGPRGLSYSGPDEGGHAAIRSDRDEYGNEDGQPGTRRERREAARAQAKPDRAPRSKRRH
- a CDS encoding DUF6912 family protein, which codes for MLRELVADREIRALNDTAFAVTPALREAYASGDDEELAEVAMAEAARASLRLLAQEQEAADLRGADAGDADAADDSAAAPGSPIFRRAVIAADVDDATLRPDLDDAVVRLSAPIPYDRIASVHVDLAEAESEVAKAVEVIDAADMGDADAEFVLGDAEDHQLAWYAAQELPFLLDLL